The window CCATGCAGGACGACGAACTGCGCGCGTTGCTGCTGGACACCCCCCAGCTGATGGGCGTGGAAAGCATCGAGGTCGACACCGTGAACCTGCGCATGGTGGCGCGGACGTTGCCCGGTAAGCAGTTCGAGGTCGGTCGACGACTGCGGATCCTGATCATCGCGGCGCTGGCCGGAGCGGGGATCTCCACTCAGGAACACACCCCTGTCGTCAGCAACATCAGCGCCGACGGCGACACCGCGAGCAGCGAAGCCGACGCGCGGAGCCGGGCGGAGCAGAAGTCGTGACCCTTCCATCCTTCTTGCAGCGGCTGCAGCCGAAGAACCGTCACTCACGGGCCTATCTCTTCGGCGGTCGCATGCGGGTATCGACCGTCGGGCTCGTCCTGGTCTTCTTCGCGTTGTACTGGGTGAACCAGAACTATCAACCCGAGCCGCCGGCGCCGGCGATGGATCCGGCTCAGCAGGTGGTGCCGCCCGGTTTCGTGCCGGACCCGAACTACACGTGGGTGCCGCGCACCAACGTCGAGACCCGCGCGCCCGAGCCCACGACGACCACGACCACCACCACGACCACCCCGACCACGACCACCACTACGACCCCGTCGCCGACACCGGACACGCCGACCACGTCGCCGGAGACATCCACGCCACCGCCTGCCGGACCGCTGTTCCCGTCGGAGCCAACGACGACGGTCATCGACCCCGACGGACCGGGACCGCTCGCGCCGCAGACGTTCACCCAGGCGCCGCCGGTGCTGACCCCGACGACGGTCGCCCCGACGGGGCCGGTACTGCCGCCCACGCCGCCACAGCCCTAGTTGCCGGGGTGCGGACAGGCCGCCCCGCTACACTGGCGTGCCGTGATGATCACCCTCGACCGTGTGTCAAAGCAGTACAAGTCGTCCGCCCGTCCGGCGCTCGACAACGTGTCGGTCAAGATCGACAAGGGTGAGTTCGTCTTCCTCATCGGCCCGTCTGGTTCCGGCAAGTCCACGTTCATGCGCCTGCTGCTCGCCGAGGAGAACCCGTCGTCGGGGGACATCCGGGTCTCGAAGTTCCACGTGAACAAGTTGTCGGGCCGCCACATCCCCGGTCTGCGACAGGTCATCGGCTGTGTGTTCCAGGACTTCCGGCTGCTGCAACAGAAGACGGTGTTCGAGAACGTCGCCTTCGCGCTGGAGGTGATCGGCAAGCGCGCCGACACCATCAACCGCGTGGTTCCCGACGTCCTCGAGATGGTCGGTCTGTCGGGGAAGGCCAACCGGTTGCCCGGCGAACTGTCCGGCGGCGAACAGCAGCGCGTCGCGATCGCGCGGGCGTTCGTGAACCGGCCGCTGGTGCTGCTGGCCGACGAGCCGACCGGCAACCTGGACCCCGACACCAGCAAGGACATCATGGACCTGCTCGAGCGCATCAACCGCACGGGCACGACGGTGGTGATGGCCACCCACGACCACCACATCGTCGACTCGATGCGCCAGCGTGTCGTCGAACTCGAACTCGGCCGGCTGATTCGCGACGAACAGCGCGGCGTCTACGGAATGGATCGCTAAGTGCGCTTCGGCTTTCTCGTCAACGAAGTCCTGACCGGACTTCGCCGCAACGTGACCATGACGGTCGCGATGATCCTCACCACCGCGATCTCGATCGGGCTGTTCGGTGGCGGCATGCTGGTCGTGCGCCTGGCCGATCAGTCGCGCGCCATCTACCTCGACCGTGTGGAGAGCCAGGTCTTCCTGACCCCCGATGCGTCGGCAGACGACCCCACGTGTGACAACGACCCGTGCAAGGCGCTGCGGCAGACCATCGAGGACCGCGACGACGTGCGCTCGGTGCGGTTCCTGAACCGCGATGAGGCCTACGAGGACGCGATCCGCAAGTTCCCGCAATACAAAGATGTGGCGGGTCGCGACGCGTTCCCGACGTCGTTCGTCGTCAAGCTCGACGACCCGGAGCAGCACCAGAACTTCGATGAGGCCATGGTGGGCCAGCCCGGGGTGCAGAGCGTGCTGAACCAGAAGGATCTGATCGACAGGCTCTTCGCCGTCCTCGACGGCATCAGCAACGTCGCCTTCGCCGTCGCGCTGGTGCAGGCCATCGGCGCGGTGTTGTTGATCGCCAACATGGTCCAAGTCGCGGCGTACACCAGACGCACCGAGATCGGCATCATGCGACTGGTCGGCGCGACCCGCTGGTACACGCAGTTGCCGTTCCTGGTGGAGGCGATGCTGGCCGCGCTGATCGGCGTGGTGCTGGCGATCGTCGGCCTGATCCTGGTGCGCGCGTTGTTCCTGGAGAAGGCGCTGGACCAGTTCTATCAGGCGAACCTCATCGCCCAGGTCGACTACGCTGACATCCTCTACTACAGCGCGCCGTGGATGCTGTTCCTCGGCCTGGCGATGTCCGGCATCACGGCCTATGTCACGCTGCGGCTCTACGTACGAAGGTAGCGGTGGCCAAGAAGCCGAAGTCCGTCAAGGACACCAACAACATGGTTGTCGCGTCCAACCGGAAAGCGCGCCACAACTACTCGATCCTGGAGACCTACGAGGCCGGTGTCGCGCTGGTGGGCACCGAGGTGAAGAGCCTGCGCGACGGCACGGCCTCGCTGGCCGACGCGTTCGCCACCGTGGACGACGGCGAGATCTGGCTGCGCAACCTGCACATCCCGGAGTATCACCACGGCAGCTGGACCAACCACGCGCCGCGGCGCAACCGGAAACTGCTGATGCACCGCAGGGAGATCGACAACCTGGTCGGCAAGATCCGCGACGGAAACCTGACGCTTGTGCCGCTGTCGCTGTACTTCACCGGCGGCAAGGTCAAGGTGGAACTGGCCCTCGCGCGAGGCAAGCAGGCACATGACAAACGTCAGGACATGGCGCGCCGCGACGCCCAGCGGGAGGTAACCCGCGAACTGGGTCGTCGGGTCAAAGGCATGACGAACTGACCGCCGTCCTCAGCGCCCTGGTGGCCGCTCTGGGCTACGGCGTCAGCGATTTCGTCGGCGGTATCGCCTCGCGCCGCGTCGCCGCCCTCCGGGTGGTCGTCATCTCGTATCCGGTGGCGCTGCTCCTGCTCGTCCTCGCCGCCGTGCCGTTCGGCGGTCAACTCAGCACAGCCGCGATCCTGTGGGGGCTGTCGGCGGGAATCGTCCAGGCCTTCGGGGTCTGGTGGTTCTACGCGGCGCTGGGATCGGGGCCCATCTCGGTCGTGTCCCCGCTGACCGCGATCCTGGTGGCCGGAATCCCGGTACTGGCCGGGCTGGCGTTCGGGGAGCGGCCCGGAACCCTGGCCGGGGTCGGGGTGGTGCTGGCACTCATCGCGGTCGTGCTGGTCAGCCGTGACAGCGCGGGAGATGCCGAGGCCGCGCGCACAGGCGCCAGGTTCACCGCGAAGGTCGCCTGGTTGACGGTCGGCGCCGGTGTCGCCTTCGGATTGAACTTCGTCATCCTGCACCGGATCCCGAAGGAAGCGCAGCTCTGGCCGTTGGTGTTCGGCCGGGCGGCGGCGGTGGTGGTCGTGCTGATCGCGGCAGTGGCGACGGCGAACCTGGTGATCGAACGGGGGGTTCCGCTGCGCCTGGCGGTCCTGGCGGGCGGCCTGGACACAGTCGCCAATATCGCCACGCTGGTGGCCCTCCAGTCGTCATTATTGTCACTGGCCGGTGTCCTGATCGCGCTCTATCCTGCGGCGACGGTGGTCCTGGCGATCGCGGTGCTCCGAGAAAGGGTGTCACGGTCGCAGTGCGTCGGCATGGTGCTCGCGCTGGCCGCCGTCGGCATGATCGCGGCGGGTTAGCACCGCCGACCAGAGGGCACAGTGAGACGGAGCGTTACCGCGGGTTAGGGGGTGGGGACCATGACGGGGTATCGGATTCGCGCCTCTGTGGTGCTCGCAGCAACCCTGCTGGTGCTCGTCAACGGGTTCGCCCCCTGGGGACAGGCCGCCGCGCTGCGCGTCGATGCGATTCTGCAGGTGTGCACGGCGGCCGTCGCCGTCGTGTACGGACTGTGGGTGGCGCGCCGCGTGCACGGCGTCTCCCGCACCTGGCGTCTTCTGGCGGTCGGAGCGGTCGCCGGCCTGCTCGTCGGGGAGCTGGTCTGGTGGGAACCCACCGAGGCGCTGCCGGTGGCCTGGGTGATCCCGTACTGGCTGTTCCTGATCCTCGCGCTGGCATCGATGGTGGTGCTGGCCAGAGCGGGCCGCGGCATGTCCATTCCGGCCGACGGATCGCTGCGGCACACCGCGGTCATCACCGTCCTCGACGCCGGCGTGGCTGCCGCATCGTTCGCCATCCTGGTCTTCCTCGGTCGCTACGGAGCGTTCTCGGTGAGCTCGTGGCCGCATTCGACCGACCCCTCGGTGGAGATCGGCTATGCGGTGTTTCAGCTCGTGGTCGTGGTCATCGCTGCGGTCGTCGGCATGATGTACGCCGCCGATCGCCCCTTCCGGTCCAACTTCCTGCAGCTGGCGTGCGGCGTGGTGATGGCCATCTCGTCGGACCGGGTCATCGCGTATTTCGACTCCGTCGGCAACGAGGGCGCCCAGATCTGGGCGGGCGTCGGGGTGGTGCTGGGCCCGCTGCTGATCGCGTTCTCGTTCCGGGAGCGGACCGACGGCATCCGCGGGCCGACCGACACCATGCGGCCGATGGACTGGGCGCAGATGACCCTGCCGTACGCCGGTTTCATCGGCATCACGAACCTGCTGTCCTACCACGTCCTCACGGGCAACACCCTGGATCCGGCCGTGGTGATGACCACGCTGGTGATGGTCATCCTCGTCGCGGCCCGGCAGGTCGTCGCGATGGGCGCTCAGCGGCGGCTGACGCAGAGGTTGTACGAGGCTCAGCGCGGTCTGGCCCATCAGGTGCACCACGACGCCCTGACCGGCCTGCCGAATCGGCTGATGTTCGCGCAGCGTCTCGAGGCCGCGGTGCAGCACGGCGACTTCGTGCTGATCTTCGTCGACCTCGACGACGTTCAAAGAGGTCAACGACCGCTTCGGGCACGCCGCAGGCGACGAGTTGCTCTGCGCCGTGGGCGAGCGGCTCAGACGGCACGTGCGCAGCGAGGACACCCTGGCCAGGATCGGCGGCGACGAGTTCGCCATCCTGATCGACGGTGTGCGCGACATCCCCGAGCTGATCGCCGACCGCCTGCGGGTGGCCCTGCGGGATCCGTTCCCGGTGCACGGGTCGTCGTTACGGGTGCGCGCCAGCATGGGTCTGGTCCGGTCGGGAGGAGAGGGCGGCCTGCAGACACCGGACGACCTGCTGCGGCAGGCCGACATCTCGATGTATGCGGGCAAACGCCTCGGCAAGGACACCGCCGTCGTCTACCAACCGTCGGCAGGCGTGCGCGCGGAGTTCCCCGCCGCGCTGCGCGAAGCGCAGGGAGGGGTGCCCGACGGCTTCGCGCTGGCCTATCAGCCGGTCGTGCACCTGCCGGATCAGACGCCTGCGGCGCTGGAGGCGCTGGCCCGCTGGACCGCACCGAACGGGATCCTCATCGCCCCCGAGACGTTCGTCGCGGTGGCGGAGGCGTCGGGTCTCGGTGCGACGCTGGACGCGATGGTGCTGGGCCTGGCCTGCCGCGAGGTGAAGGACGCGGGGCTCGACGTGGATATCCACGTCAACGTCGGCGCCGCACGGCTGGGTAATCCGACGTTCGAGGAGCAGGTGCACCGCACGTTCGACGAATGCGGCATGGAACCGAGCAGGCTGGTGCTGGAGATCACCGAAACCGTGCCGATCGTGGACCTCGCCGACGCGGCGGCGCAGATCGAGCGATTCAAAGCGCTCGGCATCCGGATCGCGCTCGACGACTTCGGCGCCGGATACAACTCCCTGACCTATCTGCACGCGCTTCCGGTGGACATCGTGAAACTGGATCGCAGCCTGGCGGTCGGGGCGGATCCCGAGCGCGACCTGGCGCTGTACCGGTCGGTGATCGGGCTGTGCACCGACCTGGGCATGGACGTCGTCGCCGAGGGCATCGAAACGCAACTGCAGGCCGACACGGTGTACGCCGCGGGCTGCGCGTTCGCGCAGGGGCATCTGTTCGGCAAGCCGGTCGCGATCTCGGAACTCACCCGGGGATGGCACGAACCCTCGGGGCAGATCGGCGGGGGCGGCCGCGAGGTCAATCAGCCCACCAATCAGCCCACGTGAGTCGGTGGCGAGCGTCGGGACCAAATATCGGCTGGCCCATGTTGGAATGCCCGGTAGTATGAACTGTCCCACCGAAAGCCGGTGGGGTGTGCGAAGGGGCTGAACGGTTTCGACTTCGCGCATCGAATCAAGGGAAGCGTGCCGGTGCAGACAACTGACCACCGTAAGCGTCGTTGTAACCAATTAAGCGCCGATTCCAATCAGCGCGATTACGCTCTCGCTGCCTAAGCGAAGCTAATCCGTCAGACCGGGAGAGCCCTCGACCCGGACCCTGGCGTCATCTAGAGGGACCCACCCACGGGCCCGGTCGCGGGGACCGTGGGGACATCAAACAGCGACTGGGATCGTCATCCTGACTTGTTCGCGTGATCAGGAGATCCGAGTAGAGACATAGCGAACTGCGCACGGAGAAGCCTCGAGGGAATGCCGTAGGACCCGGGTTCAATTCCCGGCAGCTCCACACGGAAGGACGCGGGCCAGAGCGAAAGCTCTGGCCCGCGTTTCGTATTCGGCTCGGCGGCCCCGCGCCCCTACGCGTTCTCGCGCAACCGCACCATCCGGATCGTCGAGCTCTCGTCCAGCTCGACCACGTCCGACCGGGAGCGCAGGAAATCGCTGAAGGACTTGAACCCCAGGGATTTCTCGCTGAACGACGGATCCATCCGTTTCATCTGCGCCTTCACCGCCGAGTTGTGCAGCCAGTCGGCGTCGTCCTTCTCCAGACCGATGCGCAGCGCGCGGGTCAGCAGCCCGGTCGCGCTCGCCTGCGGGTCCGGTTGTTCCGGCTCCTCCGGGGTCTCCGTCGACGGCTCCTCCGCCGTCGACTTGGTGCGCGTGGACCGCCGCTTCGGCGCGGGCTTCTCGTCGGCCACCGGTTCCGGCTCGAACACCGGCACCCCGGGCAGCGTGTCGTAGGTGACGAACTCGTCGCACGCCGCGGCGAGCATGCGGCTCGACGACCCCGCCACGCCGATGCCCACCACGTAGCGGCCCAGCCGTTTGCACCGCTGCGCCAGCGCGATGTAGTCCGAATCGCCGGCGACGATCACCACGTGGGTGAGGTCGGGGAGGCGGAACATGTCCTCGACGGCGTCGACGGCCAACCGGATGTCGGCGCCGTTCTTGCCGTACGCGGCCGCCGGGAACAACTGCACGAGATCGACTGCGCGACCGACCAACTGACCGCGGTACCTCGCGTTGATCTCGGCCGACCAGTCGGCATAGGCGCGGGTCAGCACCAGCGTGCCGAACGACGATGCGAAGTCGATGATCGCTCCGACGTCGACGGTGGCCCGGTCCAGCTTGTCCCTGACCTCGTCGAAGCCCTTGGCCTTGTCGCGCTGGAACGAGTTACGACCGTTGACCTGGTCGTACCGGGACAGCACGATGTTGTCGAAGTCGAGATACACCGCTACGCGGCTCGCGCCGGATTCCGTCATGGCACCCAGTCTCGCCGACGGGTAGCCCGCCGCGCCCCAGTGCCTCCGAATAGGCCCGAACGTCGCGGTACGAGCACCCATCGGCCACCATGGAAGCCGTGAGTAGCGTCGGCCAGGGTCGCGAGCCCCTCAGACACACCGTGCTCGCCGATGCGGACAGCGCGGCCTACCACTCCCTGCGTCAACGCCCCGTCACGCGCGCCGAGCGATATGCGCTCGGAAAGAGCCTGCGCAAGCGGGTGCCTCGCAAATCGCTGGCGGACTGGGCGCCGCGCGCGGACCGGCCCGACCCCGTCCGGCTCATCGAGGTCAACCACCGGGGCAGGCTCGGGCAGCTCGTCCCGGTCCGGGTGGGACGGATGATCGCCTCGCCCTACGGTTTCCTGCGCGGCACAGCGGTGGTGATGGCCGACGATGTGGCCCGACTCCCGAGCACGGGCATCATGCCGGTCGTGTGCGGCGACTCGCACCTGGGCAACTTCGGCTTCTACGCCTCACCCGAACGTGACCTCGTGATCGACCTCAACGACTTCGATGAGGCGCATCCCGGCGGCTGGGAGTGGGATCTGCGCCGGCTGGTCGCCAGCATCTGGGTCGCCGGCCGACACAACGGTGCCTCCGAGGACGACTGCGAGGCCGCGGTCCGGTCGTGCGTGTCGGCCTACCGCCTCGAGGTGCGCAGGCTGGCCGACGAACCGCTGTTCTCCCGCTCGTTCACCCGGATCGACGTCGACCGCCTCGCCGGGGAGGCGGCCGGGCCGCTGGCCGACGAGGTGCGGCGCTCGGCCGCCCGCGCGCGCAACCGCACCAGTGACCGTGCGCTGCCGCGTTTCACCCAGGAGGTCGACGGGGTCCGCAGGATCATCGAGGAGCCGCCGCTGATCACCCGGC is drawn from Mycolicibacterium gilvum and contains these coding sequences:
- the ftsE gene encoding cell division ATP-binding protein FtsE, which codes for MITLDRVSKQYKSSARPALDNVSVKIDKGEFVFLIGPSGSGKSTFMRLLLAEENPSSGDIRVSKFHVNKLSGRHIPGLRQVIGCVFQDFRLLQQKTVFENVAFALEVIGKRADTINRVVPDVLEMVGLSGKANRLPGELSGGEQQRVAIARAFVNRPLVLLADEPTGNLDPDTSKDIMDLLERINRTGTTVVMATHDHHIVDSMRQRVVELELGRLIRDEQRGVYGMDR
- the ftsX gene encoding permease-like cell division protein FtsX, which translates into the protein MRFGFLVNEVLTGLRRNVTMTVAMILTTAISIGLFGGGMLVVRLADQSRAIYLDRVESQVFLTPDASADDPTCDNDPCKALRQTIEDRDDVRSVRFLNRDEAYEDAIRKFPQYKDVAGRDAFPTSFVVKLDDPEQHQNFDEAMVGQPGVQSVLNQKDLIDRLFAVLDGISNVAFAVALVQAIGAVLLIANMVQVAAYTRRTEIGIMRLVGATRWYTQLPFLVEAMLAALIGVVLAIVGLILVRALFLEKALDQFYQANLIAQVDYADILYYSAPWMLFLGLAMSGITAYVTLRLYVRR
- the smpB gene encoding SsrA-binding protein SmpB is translated as MAKKPKSVKDTNNMVVASNRKARHNYSILETYEAGVALVGTEVKSLRDGTASLADAFATVDDGEIWLRNLHIPEYHHGSWTNHAPRRNRKLLMHRREIDNLVGKIRDGNLTLVPLSLYFTGGKVKVELALARGKQAHDKRQDMARRDAQREVTRELGRRVKGMTN
- a CDS encoding DMT family transporter, producing MTAVLSALVAALGYGVSDFVGGIASRRVAALRVVVISYPVALLLLVLAAVPFGGQLSTAAILWGLSAGIVQAFGVWWFYAALGSGPISVVSPLTAILVAGIPVLAGLAFGERPGTLAGVGVVLALIAVVLVSRDSAGDAEAARTGARFTAKVAWLTVGAGVAFGLNFVILHRIPKEAQLWPLVFGRAAAVVVVLIAAVATANLVIERGVPLRLAVLAGGLDTVANIATLVALQSSLLSLAGVLIALYPAATVVLAIAVLRERVSRSQCVGMVLALAAVGMIAAG
- a CDS encoding NYN domain-containing protein gives rise to the protein MTESGASRVAVYLDFDNIVLSRYDQVNGRNSFQRDKAKGFDEVRDKLDRATVDVGAIIDFASSFGTLVLTRAYADWSAEINARYRGQLVGRAVDLVQLFPAAAYGKNGADIRLAVDAVEDMFRLPDLTHVVIVAGDSDYIALAQRCKRLGRYVVGIGVAGSSSRMLAAACDEFVTYDTLPGVPVFEPEPVADEKPAPKRRSTRTKSTAEEPSTETPEEPEQPDPQASATGLLTRALRIGLEKDDADWLHNSAVKAQMKRMDPSFSEKSLGFKSFSDFLRSRSDVVELDESSTIRMVRLRENA
- a CDS encoding DUF2252 domain-containing protein yields the protein MEAVSSVGQGREPLRHTVLADADSAAYHSLRQRPVTRAERYALGKSLRKRVPRKSLADWAPRADRPDPVRLIEVNHRGRLGQLVPVRVGRMIASPYGFLRGTAVVMADDVARLPSTGIMPVVCGDSHLGNFGFYASPERDLVIDLNDFDEAHPGGWEWDLRRLVASIWVAGRHNGASEDDCEAAVRSCVSAYRLEVRRLADEPLFSRSFTRIDVDRLAGEAAGPLADEVRRSAARARNRTSDRALPRFTQEVDGVRRIIEEPPLITRLPAQEADALAEALDAYLPTLASHWRRVLGGYTLLDVAHKVVGVGSVGLRAYVALLEGSSPEDVVFLQLKQARRSVLARYVHGESAWHAHQGQRVVEYQQALQTVSDPLLGWTTVNGLQFYVRQFRNMKGTIPLDAMHPKALIDYTGVVGQLLAKGHARTSGASMIAGYLGRSEKVDIALSTFARRYADQTEADHAALVAAVEDGRLPVERGV